CAGAAGGCTTGTCACGGAGTTCTCCAAAATGGGTATGTTCGAAACGAAAGGGCATGTGGCTTTTTGTTCATTAGCATCTGTAGCTGTCATGTTTGCCATTGTTCTTTACGGTGTCTTGAGATGCGATAGCGTGTGGGCTCATCTGGGTGCAGCCATGGTGTTGGGAATGCTTTGGATACAAAGTACATACGTCGGTCATGATTCTGGACATTACCAGGTAATGAGTAGCCGTGGTTACAACAGACTCGCTCAGATAATCACTGGGAATTGTTTAACCGGCATCAGCATTGCCTGGTGGAAATGGACTCACAATGCGCACCACATTGCCTGCAATAGCCTGGATTATGACCCTGACCTCCAGCATATCCCCTTTTTTGCAGTCTCTTCACGTTTTTTCAATTCATTAACGTCTTGCTTTTACGGGAGGAAGTTGAATTTTGACCCTCTTGCAAGGTTTCTCATCAGTTACCAGCATTTGACGTTTTATCCTGTTATGTGTGTGGCTAGGGTGAACTTGTATTTACAGACATTACTGCTATTGTTCTCAAACCGGAAAGTCCCAGATAGAGCATTTAACATAATGGGGATCCTTGTGTTCTGGACTTGGTTCCCTCTCCTGCTTTCCTATCTACCCAATTGGCCAGAAAGGTTCATGTTTGTTCTAACAAGCTTCGCTGTTACATCCATTCAACATATCCAGTTCTGTTTGAACCATTTCTCAGCAAATGTATATGTTGGACCTCCAAACGGCAACGACTGGTTCGAGAAGCAGACCAGCGGGACATTGGACATAGCGTGTTCACCCTGGATGGATTGGTTCTTTGGTGGTTTGCAGTTCCAGTTAGAGCACCATTTGTTCCCCAGGTTGCCCCGATGCCAATTAAGGAAGGTATCTCCGGTGGTGAAGGATCTTTGCAAGAAACATAATCTACCTTACAGAAGTCTTTCTTTTTGGGATGCCAATGTATCAACGATAAAGACACTGAGAATTGCAGCAATGCAGGCCAGGGACGTAAGCAACACAGCTCCAAAGAATTTGCTGTGGGAAGCTGTTAATACACATGGCTGAGGATGAGTTGATGGGGCAAACATGGCGTATGTTTCTCAAGCTGAACTCAATTTCTTTTGTTTGCGTATTTTTCCCTGCTGTTTAGACTTATCACCCAGATTTATTTATCTGCTCTGCTTTTGTTTTATAAACTTATTATAATAATACAATACAGATCTACCTTAGATGTCTTCATTTTGTATTTTCTGTTCAAAATATTAATGAGCAAAGGCCAAAGGTGGCGTTTAAACGTACCCCTTTTGTGTATTTTGTTTTTGGCTTGACGCTAAAGCAAAGGTGTCATAATGTTCCTGATTTCTGCCTGCCATTCGTATCAAAGATTtcctttttcttcaaaaaaaaatctCAGTTTTCTAAAGTGAGcggaaataataatttttttttctgctTATATGTACAGATAGTAATATTTATTTATTGGTGCTTCTATGTGGAGTCCTAGCACAAGTAGAGTAAATAAT
This is a stretch of genomic DNA from Gossypium arboreum isolate Shixiya-1 chromosome 11, ASM2569848v2, whole genome shotgun sequence. It encodes these proteins:
- the LOC108473711 gene encoding delta(8)-fatty-acid desaturase 2-like — protein: MEGKKYITAEELKKHNKPGDLWISIQGKVYNVSDWAKEHPGGEIPLLNLAGQDVTDAFIAYHPGTAWKYLDKFFTGYYLHDFQVSDVSKDYRRLVTEFSKMGMFETKGHVAFCSLASVAVMFAIVLYGVLRCDSVWAHLGAAMVLGMLWIQSTYVGHDSGHYQVMSSRGYNRLAQIITGNCLTGISIAWWKWTHNAHHIACNSLDYDPDLQHIPFFAVSSRFFNSLTSCFYGRKLNFDPLARFLISYQHLTFYPVMCVARVNLYLQTLLLLFSNRKVPDRAFNIMGILVFWTWFPLLLSYLPNWPERFMFVLTSFAVTSIQHIQFCLNHFSANVYVGPPNGNDWFEKQTSGTLDIACSPWMDWFFGGLQFQLEHHLFPRLPRCQLRKVSPVVKDLCKKHNLPYRSLSFWDANVSTIKTLRIAAMQARDVSNTAPKNLLWEAVNTHG